A window of Pyrus communis chromosome 3, drPyrComm1.1, whole genome shotgun sequence genomic DNA:
AGAAAACTACCTGTAATCGAGCCTTGCGCTCTTCTTTGCGTTGGGCCACGGCAACATACAAAGGCTTCCGTCCAATCATCTTGCCACTCATCTCGGCCAactgaagaagagaaaaagggaAGTTACTAACAcaaaaactgttttttttttttttttttgggggggggggggggtgtgtgtTGGGGAGTGGGGGAGGGAGGTGTGACAAAAGGTGAATTGCAGGATGTGCCAAGAATTCAGCATATAATAAAAAGCTTACGGCTTTATTGGCTTCTTCCGGAGTAGAAAATGCAACAAATCCAGAACCCTTGCTCACCCCTTGATGATCAAGCATGACcttgaaaataaagaaaattaacattttttttttaatatattactTTTTAGGAGAGCTTCGGAATAATAAGTAAAGCTAACCTTTCGAAAAGGACCTACAAAGGAGACATAATCAGGAAAGACAAACCAGTAGTACAGTTGAAATAAGATATACCTTGCATGATGTTATTGTTCCAAATTCAGAAAATAGCTCctttagtttttcatcatttacTGTGTCATCAAGATTTTTGAGATATAAATTAGCACCTTGTAGCTTCTCAAATCTACTGAGTCTTTCCTGTTCAAACTTAGCTCTCAACTCCATCTCCCTCTCGGATTTCCTTTGAGCCCTCCCGACAAACAAAACCTTGTCACCACTAACGGTGCTCCCATTCAACTTCTCAATTGCAGCAGCAGCTTCTTCTGGCTTCTCAAAGTTAACAAAACCAAAACATCTAGACTTTCCAGAACCATCCCTCATAACAACCGCACTAGTAATGTTACCATGCTCACCAAAAGTTTTCTTAAGGTCTTCATCTGTAGTTGTCTCTGACAAATTCTTCACATAAACATTAGTGAAATGTGGTGATCCATTTTGCCCATTCCTTTCCTGGCCTCGTTGAAACAATCCAACATAAACCAGTTTTCCATTTATCAGCATTTTGTTCAGCTTCTTGATTGCCTCCTGCGCAGATTCCTCATTGTCATACTGTACGAACCCATACCCTTTCGATTGACCGTTGCCATCAAGTGCAACCTTGCAAGAAAGTACGTTGCCAAAGGTTGAAAAAGTGTCCAACAACGCCTTATGATCAATACTTTTGTCCAGGTTCTTAATGAACACATTGGCCTTTCCGCTCTTCCGAATGCTTGGATCACGATGAGAGTACATAATCCTGATGGGTTTCCCATTGATAGGAGTAAAATTCAAAACCTCCAGGGCATTAGCGGCTGCAAGTTACACGgcaaaaaattacagaaatcAATTCCTAGTAAACAAAATTTACTTTTTTCCAAATGACGGAGACGGAGGGGTAATAAAATATTCAGTAGTTTAATTTATCCTATACAAGTCTACAACTTCATccacaaaacacaaacaaaagatTAAACAATCTGTTTGCATTTTTTAATGACAAACACAGACAATAAACAATGCGATCACAGAATCTTCCAACAAATTCGCAAAACAAATATCATTTTATTATACAAACGAAACAAAATCCGATAAGACAACAATAacagaaacaaaattcaaattagtAAACAAATGAGATTCACGGAAcactaaaacaacaaaattaaaaaaacagaaGACAGACATTGTGTATTGAATCAAACAGGCAAACGCAGAGACAGATTACGAGAATGCGAAAAGAACGGACCGTGCTGAGGATCGCCGTAATTAACGTAGGCATAGCCGAGGGATTGCATTCGGCTCTGATCCCGACAGACCCGAATCGAAACGATCTGCCCCATTTGGTTGAACAGATCGTACAGCTGCGCTTCGTTCACACTCGGGTCCAGATCGCCCACGTACAGCGACACGTTCCCGAAAACCGATGGAGCCGCAACAGGCGGCGCCTGTTGAGCGGCCGGAGACATTGGTTGAGCCATCGGACCCGATACCGCCGCCGCCATTGCAGAAGAAAATcgaataaataatcaaataaatagGGAAAAATGGGAAATCAGGGGTTAGGGTTCGCGGAGAATTCTTTGAATTTTGAGTGATGAGTAGGGTTTCACTTGCTCTATAAATggaatgaattttattttttgggaaaaaatgaAACGGAGATTTTATTTTCgggggattttttttatttttttattttgttcttctctGGAGGAAGGGGCGAGAGAGGAGTGAGAGAGGGTGGAAAGCAGAGACGAAGAGTGGTATATATACGGAGAGAGCGAATCGAAGCGGTGCGTTGGGACTTCGTAACGATTAAGGTAGGGAAAGCGCGCGTGCGGTAGATGACGTGGCATTCTATGTGAGATGCGGTCGCGCTTTTTATTTGCTTTACGGCAGTTGGTGCTGGCCCACTTTGTTGGTTACGGTTGGCCAGGGCTTTTGGACACGTCTCTTTAATTTTCCGAACGTGCCTTTTTGTATATTTCATCATGGAAAATATTGgcgttgacaaaaaaaaaaaaaaaaaaaaaaatcatggatAATTGGTTGGTCAATGCCCAATATACAACTGTGTGAATTGGttcaataaaaacaattagaGCAATGTCTCTAACCTCATATTTTAAACCTTGCATTATCATATCtcaatttattaatttgttgcaatgtcagaccTTCATTAAATTTTATGTCAATTTAACTTTTAGTTGCTAATGTGGCAGTTAACGGGTCCACTCACCAGTtggataaattaattaaatattaaaaaattaagaatttctTTTGTAACAacagagaaatttttccaagtgacgggaacaccatgacaagtggtgttccctcacacattaggatttgacatcttgaatatctttcaattttatatttcaataaataaataaaactaaatcctaatgtgtgagggaacaccacgtgtcatggtgttcccgtcacttggaaaaatttctcgtaacaacaacaataaaagaATGAAGAGGTCCCACCACTAAGCACCCTTTCCCCATCACCGTCCCGCATTTTCCTTCTCGCACACTAGACGCCACTCTCACCTTCATGTTCTATCATTCCTTGTGCATAGCTTCTATAAAGAAACTATGGAGTCATTTGTTGCTTTAACGGGGATGAAACGGCCAAATTAATAGAAATTTAACagatgtatgacattgcaaaTAATTAATAAGTTGAGGTAttacattgcaatgtttaaaacaagAGATATAAGAT
This region includes:
- the LOC137729362 gene encoding polyadenylate-binding protein 3-like, with product MAAAVSGPMAQPMSPAAQQAPPVAAPSVFGNVSLYVGDLDPSVNEAQLYDLFNQMGQIVSIRVCRDQSRMQSLGYAYVNYGDPQHAANALEVLNFTPINGKPIRIMYSHRDPSIRKSGKANVFIKNLDKSIDHKALLDTFSTFGNVLSCKVALDGNGQSKGYGFVQYDNEESAQEAIKKLNKMLINGKLVYVGLFQRGQERNGQNGSPHFTNVYVKNLSETTTDEDLKKTFGEHGNITSAVVMRDGSGKSRCFGFVNFEKPEEAAAAIEKLNGSTVSGDKVLFVGRAQRKSEREMELRAKFEQERLSRFEKLQGANLYLKNLDDTVNDEKLKELFSEFGTITSCKVMLDHQGVSKGSGFVAFSTPEEANKALAEMSGKMIGRKPLYVAVAQRKEERKARLQARFTQIRAPGGMSPLPSGIPAYHPGAPRLAPQQLYFGQGSGILPHQPAGYGFQQQLVPGMRPGVGPNFIMPYQLQRQGQPGQRMGVRRGGNFQHVQQQQLLHRNSNQGLRYMGNARNGVDPSLAPQSLVGPMMPLPLDGAGLPMSPNDIHRSGPLPTSTLASALASATPENQRLMLGEQLYPLVERIEPENTAKVTGMLLEMDQTEVLHLIESPDALKNKVAEAMDVLRTAATKSDVTDQLGALDE